A genome region from Drosophila simulans strain w501 chromosome 2R, Prin_Dsim_3.1, whole genome shotgun sequence includes the following:
- the LOC6734012 gene encoding segmentation polarity homeobox protein engrailed, giving the protein MALEDRCSPQSAPSPVTLQMQHLHHQQQQQQQQQQQQQQMQHLHQLQQLQQLHQQQLAAGVFHHPAMAFDAAAAAAAAAAAAAAHAHAAALQQRLSGSGSPASCSTPASSTPLTIKEEESDSVIGDMSFHNQTHTTNEEEEAEEDDDIDVDVDDTSAGGRLPPPAHQQQSTAKPSLAFSISNILSDRFGDVQKPGKSMENQASIFRPFEANRSQTATPSAFTRVDLLEFSRQQQAAAAAATAAMMLERANFLNCFNPAAYPRIHEEIVQSRLRRSAANAVIPPPMSSKMSDANPEKSALGSLCKAVSQIGQPAAPTMTQPPLSSSASSLASPPPASNASTISSTSSVATSSSSSSSGCSSAASSLNSSPSSRLGASGSGVNASSPQPQPIPPPSAVSRDSGMESSDDTRSETGSTTTEGGKNEMWPAWVYCTRYSDRPSSGPRYRRPKQPKDKTNDEKRPRTAFSSEQLARLKREFNENRYLTERRRQQLSSELGLNEAQIKIWFQNKRAKIKKSTGSKNPLALQLMAQGLYNHTTVPLTKEEEELEMRMNGQIP; this is encoded by the exons ATGGCCCTGGAGGATCGCTGCAGTCCACAGTCAGCGCCCAGCCCCGTAACCCTACAAATGCAGCACCttcaccaccagcaacagcagcagcaacagcagcagcaacagcagcaacaaatgcagcacctccaccagctgcagcaactgcagcagttgcaCCAACAGCAACTGGCCGCCGGTGTCTTCCACCATCCGGCAATGGCCTTCGATgccgctgcagccgccgctgctgcagcagctgctgcggccgcccacgcccatgctgctgcactgcagcagcGCCTCAGTGGCAGTGGATCGCCCGCATCCTGCTCCACGCCCGCCTCGTCCACGCCGCTGACCATCAAGGAGGAGGAAAGCGACTCCGTGATCGGTGACATGAGTTTCCACAATCAGACGCACACCAccaacgaggaggaggaggcggaggaggatgacgacattgatgtggatgtggatgataCGTCGGCGGGCGGACGCCTGCCACCACccgcccaccagcagcagtcgACGGCCAAACCATCGCTGGCCTTTTCCATCTCCAACATCCTGAGCGATCGTTTTGGAGATGTCCAGAAGCCGGGCAAGTCCATGGAGAATCAGGCCAGCATCTTCCGCCCCTTCGAGGCGAATCGTTCCCagactgccacgccctccgccTTCACAAGAGTGGATCTGCTCGAGTTTAGCCGGCAACAGCAGGCTGCCGCCGCAGCCGCTACTGCGGCCATGATGCTGGAACGGGCCAACTTCCTTAACTGCTTCAATCCGGCTGCTTATCCCAGGATACACGAGGAAATCGTGCAGAGTCGCCTGCGCAGGAGTGCAGCCAATGCCGTAATCCCGCCGCCCATGAGCTCCAAGATGAGCGATGCCAATCCCGAGAAATCCGCTCTGGGATCACTGTGCAAGGCGGTCTCGCAGATCGGACAACCTGCTGCCCCAACGATGACCCAACCTCCGCTGAGCAGCAGTGCCAGCAGCTTGGCCAGTCCGCCTCCCGCCTCCAATGCCtccaccatcagcagcacctCCTCCGTGGCCACCAGCTCgagctcctcctcgtcgggTTGCTCCTCGGCGGCCAGCTCTTTGAACTCCTCGCCCAGTAGCCGACTGGGAGCCAGTGGATCCGGAGTCAATGCCAGCAGTCCCCAGCCGCAGCCAATCCCGCCGCCATCCGCCGTTAGCCGAGATTCCGGCATGGAGTCCTCGGATGACACGCGTTCCGAGACGGGATCCACCACCACAGAGGGCGGCAAGAACGAAATGTGGCCCGCCTGGGTGTACTGCACCCGATACAGCGATCGTCCCAGCTCAG GACCCCGCTACCGCCGCCCCAAACAGCCAAAGGACAAGACCAACGACGAGAAGCGTCCACGCACCGCCTTCTCCAGCGAGCAGTTGGCCCGCCTCAAG CGGGAGTTCAACGAGAATCGCTATCTGACCGAGCGGAGACGCCAGCAGCTGAGCAGCGAGTTGGGCCTGAACGAGGCGCAGATCAAGATCTGGTTCCAGAACAAGCGGGCCAAGATCAAGAAGTCGACGGGCTCCAAGAATCCGCTGGCCTTGCAGCTGATGGCCCAGGGATTGTACAACCACACCACCGTGCCGCTGaccaaggaggaggaggagctggagatgCGCATGAACGGGCAGATCCCCTAA